The following proteins are co-located in the Mesorhizobium australicum WSM2073 genome:
- a CDS encoding ROK family protein, with amino-acid sequence MSVGIRHDDLRRRNRAMVIGAVRRGGQPSRTEIAATTALSHSTISAISADLIGEGILSEGKPNEAGSLKRGRPQVGLCLNPEAAAVMTVVLSLNFLSVAVIDYAGQVISEEQRRLDTLTMSREALIGECVAIVRRRLEDPDLDVASIARIALAIQGITDTEARAMLWSPITPQTDIAFADILEAEFGIPATMENDCNMMAVALRWRDPERYRDDFIAILLSHGIGMGLVLKGELFTGTHSSGGEFGHMIHRPGGALCRCGRRGCVEAYAGNYAIWRNAGQMGEDAKPVDVSDADMRALAATARERDGPEREAYRKAGEALGYGLGSLFALIDPAPVAMVGVSAAAFDLIEPALREAIAQTAGGQHSTSISFDTELNELPLIREGCAMRALTFVDQEIFAPGVQVRSGKNVA; translated from the coding sequence ATGTCGGTCGGAATCCGCCACGACGATCTGCGCCGGCGCAACCGCGCAATGGTGATTGGAGCCGTGCGCCGGGGTGGCCAGCCCTCGCGCACCGAGATCGCCGCCACCACCGCCCTGAGCCACTCGACCATATCGGCGATATCAGCCGACCTGATCGGCGAAGGTATCCTGAGCGAAGGCAAGCCGAACGAGGCCGGCTCACTGAAACGCGGCCGGCCGCAGGTGGGCCTTTGTCTCAACCCCGAGGCCGCGGCGGTCATGACCGTGGTGCTGTCGCTGAATTTCCTCTCCGTCGCCGTCATCGACTACGCCGGCCAGGTGATATCGGAGGAGCAACGCCGGCTGGACACGCTGACCATGTCGCGCGAGGCGCTGATCGGCGAATGCGTGGCCATCGTCCGACGCCGCCTCGAGGATCCCGACCTCGATGTCGCCAGCATTGCCCGCATCGCGCTGGCGATCCAGGGCATCACCGACACCGAGGCGCGCGCCATGCTGTGGTCGCCGATCACGCCGCAGACGGACATTGCCTTCGCCGATATACTCGAAGCCGAATTCGGCATCCCCGCCACCATGGAGAACGACTGCAACATGATGGCTGTGGCGCTGCGCTGGCGCGACCCCGAGCGCTACCGCGACGACTTCATCGCCATCCTGCTCTCGCACGGCATCGGCATGGGCCTGGTGCTGAAGGGCGAGCTGTTCACCGGCACCCATTCCTCAGGCGGCGAGTTCGGCCACATGATCCATCGCCCCGGCGGCGCGCTCTGCCGCTGCGGGCGGCGCGGCTGCGTCGAGGCCTATGCCGGCAACTATGCCATCTGGCGTAATGCAGGACAGATGGGTGAGGACGCCAAACCGGTCGACGTCAGCGACGCCGACATGCGCGCATTGGCGGCCACGGCGCGCGAAAGAGACGGACCGGAGCGCGAGGCCTATCGCAAGGCCGGCGAGGCGCTGGGCTATGGCCTTGGCAGCTTGTTCGCGCTGATCGATCCGGCGCCGGTTGCGATGGTCGGCGTCAGCGCCGCCGCCTTCGATCTGATCGAGCCGGCCTTGCGTGAGGCCATCGCCCAGACCGCCGGCGGCCAGCATTCGACGTCGATTTCCTTCGATACAGAGCTGAACGAATTGCCGCTGATCCGCGAGGGCTGCGCCATGCGCGCGCTCACCTTCGTCGACCAGGAGATCTTCGCGCCGGGCGTGCAGGTGAGATCCGGCAAGAACGTGGCCTGA
- the xylF gene encoding D-xylose ABC transporter substrate-binding protein, with protein sequence MKRFTVAILAGVAMSLTLASVAQAKGKVIGVSWSNFQEERWKTDEAAMKKAIEAAGDKYISADAQSNPGKQLTDVESLISQGANSLIILAQDASAIGPAVQKALDEGIPVVGYDRLIENKDVFYLTFDNKEVGRMQAREVFKVKPEGNYVFIKGSGADPNADFLFSGSMEVLKAAIDSGKIKNVGEAYTDGWLPANAQKNMEQFLTANDNKVDAVVAANDGTAGGVVAALTAQGLAGTVPVSGQDGDHAALNRIALGTQTVSVWKDARELGKNAAEIASQLADGKKMTDIAGVKDFTTPGGNTVKSLFLTPVAITKDNLNLVIDAGWIKKDEVCTGVAAGSVAACN encoded by the coding sequence ATGAAGAGATTCACAGTCGCCATTCTGGCGGGTGTCGCCATGTCGCTGACGCTGGCGTCGGTCGCGCAGGCGAAGGGCAAGGTTATCGGCGTGTCGTGGTCCAACTTCCAGGAGGAGCGCTGGAAGACCGACGAGGCCGCCATGAAGAAGGCGATCGAGGCCGCGGGCGACAAGTACATTTCCGCCGATGCGCAGTCCAATCCTGGCAAGCAGCTGACCGATGTCGAGAGCCTGATTTCGCAGGGTGCCAATTCGCTGATCATCCTGGCGCAGGACGCGTCGGCCATCGGCCCGGCGGTACAGAAGGCGCTCGACGAGGGCATTCCGGTCGTCGGCTATGACCGCCTGATCGAGAACAAGGACGTCTTCTACCTGACCTTCGACAACAAGGAAGTTGGCCGCATGCAGGCCCGCGAAGTGTTCAAGGTGAAGCCTGAGGGCAATTACGTCTTCATCAAGGGCTCCGGCGCCGATCCGAATGCCGACTTCCTGTTCTCGGGCTCGATGGAAGTGCTGAAGGCGGCCATAGACAGCGGCAAGATCAAGAATGTCGGCGAAGCCTATACGGACGGCTGGCTGCCCGCCAACGCCCAGAAGAACATGGAACAGTTCCTCACCGCCAACGACAACAAGGTCGACGCCGTGGTCGCCGCCAATGACGGCACCGCCGGCGGCGTCGTCGCGGCGCTGACGGCGCAGGGGCTCGCCGGCACCGTGCCGGTCTCCGGCCAGGACGGCGACCACGCCGCGCTCAACCGCATCGCGCTCGGCACCCAGACCGTGTCGGTGTGGAAGGACGCGCGCGAACTCGGCAAGAACGCCGCCGAGATCGCCTCGCAACTCGCCGACGGCAAGAAGATGACCGACATCGCCGGCGTGAAGGACTTCACGACGCCTGGCGGCAACACCGTCAAGTCGCTGTTCCTGACCCCGGTGGCCATCACCAAGGACAATCTCAACCTCGTCATCGACGCCGGCTGGATCAAGAAGGACGAAGTCTGCACGGGCGTTGCCGCGGGCAGCGTCGCGGCCTGCAACTGA
- a CDS encoding sugar ABC transporter permease, producing MTDTTSTSQADTARASELGAVARFLKATEIDTRMLGMIGALLLIWVALHVISSLRLGVNPLDFDSRTFLTPRNLWNLSVQTSAVAIMACGMVLVIVMRNIDLSVGSAEGLIGMVMGFAQVHFLVRFVGLELGNPWIWVLALVIGLALGLLIGAFQGFVIAYLEVPAFIVTLGGLLVWRGAAWWVTSGQTVAPLDATFQLMGGGPAGSIGATWSWVVGIVACLAVVFALFNGRVQRKRFRFPLRPIWAETLLGVVTCAVIMGAVWLANSYPWPIGIVNRYAAANNITVPEGGLFIAHGIAIPVLMAVAVGLVMTFITNRTRFGRYVFAIGGNPEAANLAGINTRWITMKVFMIMGVLATIAAAISSARQNSSTNVLGTLDELLVIAAAVIGGTSLAGGSGTIIGAMLGALLMQSLQSGMVLLGVDSPLQSIVVGAVLVIAVWLDTVYRKRV from the coding sequence ATGACCGACACGACCTCAACCTCGCAGGCCGATACGGCGCGTGCGTCGGAACTCGGCGCGGTCGCGCGTTTCCTGAAGGCGACCGAGATCGATACCCGCATGCTCGGCATGATCGGCGCGCTGCTGCTGATCTGGGTCGCGCTGCATGTGATTTCGAGCCTGCGTCTTGGTGTCAATCCGCTCGATTTCGACAGCCGCACGTTCCTCACGCCACGCAATCTGTGGAACCTGTCGGTGCAGACGTCCGCGGTCGCCATCATGGCCTGCGGCATGGTGCTGGTCATCGTCATGCGCAACATCGACCTGTCCGTCGGTTCCGCCGAGGGCTTGATCGGCATGGTCATGGGCTTTGCGCAGGTACATTTCCTGGTTCGGTTCGTAGGACTTGAACTCGGCAACCCATGGATCTGGGTCCTGGCACTGGTCATCGGTCTGGCGCTCGGGCTTTTGATCGGCGCCTTCCAGGGCTTCGTCATCGCCTATCTCGAAGTGCCGGCCTTCATCGTCACGCTGGGTGGCCTGCTGGTCTGGCGCGGCGCCGCCTGGTGGGTCACGTCAGGCCAGACGGTGGCACCGCTCGACGCCACGTTCCAGCTTATGGGCGGCGGACCGGCCGGATCGATCGGCGCCACCTGGAGCTGGGTCGTCGGCATCGTCGCCTGCCTGGCCGTCGTGTTCGCGCTGTTCAACGGGCGGGTCCAGCGCAAGCGCTTCCGCTTCCCCCTGCGGCCGATCTGGGCCGAGACGCTGCTCGGCGTCGTCACCTGCGCCGTCATCATGGGCGCGGTCTGGCTAGCCAACTCCTATCCATGGCCGATCGGGATCGTGAACCGGTACGCGGCCGCCAACAACATCACCGTGCCGGAGGGCGGGCTGTTCATCGCCCACGGCATCGCCATACCGGTGCTGATGGCGGTCGCCGTCGGTCTGGTCATGACCTTCATCACCAACCGCACCCGTTTCGGCCGTTATGTCTTTGCTATCGGCGGCAATCCGGAAGCGGCCAATCTCGCCGGCATCAACACGCGCTGGATCACCATGAAGGTGTTCATGATCATGGGCGTGCTGGCCACGATCGCCGCCGCCATTTCGTCGGCCCGGCAGAACTCGTCCACCAATGTGCTGGGAACATTGGATGAGCTGCTGGTCATTGCCGCGGCCGTCATCGGCGGCACCTCGCTTGCCGGCGGCTCGGGAACCATCATCGGCGCCATGCTCGGTGCATTGCTGATGCAGTCGCTGCAGTCGGGCATGGTGCTGCTCGGTGTCGATTCGCCGTTGCAAAGCATCGTCGTCGGCGCCGTGCTGGTCATCGCCGTCTGGCTCGACACCGTCTATCGCAAGCGGGTTTAG
- a CDS encoding ATP-binding cassette domain-containing protein has protein sequence MADKTAPVRALTTAPTGTPLVDMRNISIAFGGIRAVDDASIDLFPGEVVALLGHNGAGKSTLIKILSGAYKRDAGQIFVNGEEAAISNPRDAKKYGIETIYQTLALADNVDAAANLFLGRELMTAWGTLDDVAMEAEARKVMGRLNPRFQRFKEPVIKLSGGQRQSVAIARAILFNARILIMDEPTAALGPQETAQVGELVRQLKSDGIGIFLISHDIHDVFELADRVCVMKNGQVVGTARTTDVTQDEVLGMIILGKCPPGAIPGPGALKIAA, from the coding sequence ATGGCTGACAAAACCGCTCCCGTAAGGGCCCTCACAACTGCGCCCACTGGCACGCCGCTGGTCGACATGCGCAACATCTCGATCGCCTTCGGCGGCATCCGCGCCGTCGACGACGCCTCGATCGATCTTTTCCCCGGCGAGGTCGTGGCACTGCTCGGCCACAACGGCGCCGGCAAGTCGACGCTGATCAAGATCCTGTCCGGCGCCTACAAGCGCGATGCGGGCCAGATCTTCGTCAATGGCGAGGAGGCAGCGATTTCCAACCCGCGCGACGCCAAGAAATACGGTATCGAGACGATCTACCAGACGCTGGCGCTGGCCGACAATGTCGATGCCGCCGCCAACCTGTTCCTCGGCCGCGAACTGATGACCGCCTGGGGCACGCTCGACGACGTCGCCATGGAGGCCGAGGCGCGCAAGGTGATGGGGCGGCTCAATCCCCGCTTCCAGCGCTTCAAGGAGCCGGTGATCAAGCTGTCAGGCGGTCAGCGGCAATCGGTGGCGATCGCCCGCGCGATCCTGTTCAATGCCCGCATCCTGATCATGGACGAGCCGACGGCGGCACTTGGGCCCCAGGAAACCGCCCAGGTCGGCGAGTTGGTCAGGCAGCTCAAATCCGATGGCATCGGCATCTTCCTGATCAGCCACGACATCCACGACGTCTTCGAGCTGGCCGACCGTGTCTGCGTGATGAAGAATGGCCAGGTGGTCGGTACCGCCCGCACGACTGACGTCACGCAGGACGAGGTGCTTGGGATGATCATCCTGGGCAAATGTCCTCCAGGTGCCATACCGGGGCCGGGCGCGCTGAAGATCGCCGCCTGA